TATAGACAGAGACTTTTTCCTTACAAAGTAGTGTAGCAGAGTCCTCTAGAGATCCCTGCAACTTTACACAAAACCAGCAGACAGAGATGCATCACCATGGGGTGGTTATGACATGTTCAACACTTGCTTCATGTGAAAACTTATGCATTACGTTCCCATCCCACCTTCTATTCCTATCCTTTACACAACATCCCTGCTAGACCCAGGAACCAGTTTATGCCCGATCCTGCAATGACTTACGTGGCCTTGATTTGACAAACCTGTAGGATTTTACCTAAGACAAAGTAACTAttcaaaatgaacaaaattaaGTATGTAAACAAGTCGGTTCAGGAGTGTTTACAGTACACCCTAAAATGCTACCCTACAGATCATCTTCCTGttgaaaaagaagagggaaaaaaaagccttttaatcAACTTTCATATTTTCAATGCATGGGTAGAGAATAATATTGACCTCCTTTTAATCACTCACCTCTGCATCTAACAAATGCTAGGGGAAAAGGGTGGAGGAGAAGAGGACAAAGCCTGAAGGTTGCAACCCAGTTTGGTAAGTGGTTAAGATGTATCTTGCAGTGCTTTGGAAATCTGCCATCTCTAAGCAGAATCCAGTTGGTGTGGGCCGAAGGGATGCTGGCAACCAGTCAATACAGCAAACCTTACAGAATAACGTCTTTTCCCATCAATGACAGCTAAAATCTGTTATCTGGCTGCTACTATTGCTGATGAAGGAAAGACAGATATTTATTTAAACACCAAGCTGtgactaaaaagaaaaagtagttagCAAACCAACAAGCTTTTCATTTGATGTGTGCTCCACACAGTGAGTTGATCTCAGAGTATGGGTACTTGTGTGACTGGCTTTCAATCAAAAAGTACCATACCTAGCTCACTTTGGCTCTTCTGACCATTCTTATGCAAATAAAGCTGCTGTTAACTTTGCTCGAAGCTTTGTCTGTTTTACTATGCTACGCAAAATACCTCCGATTCACAGAGATTCATCTTTTGGGATACAGTGGGAAGGGTGAAGTAAATCCCTGTTTCTTCCCCCATTAGGAAAGGGAAAGAGGCTGAGGCAGGCCAAGGAAGAAGCCATAGCTGAGATAGACCACTACCGGTTACAGAGGGAGAAGGAATTCAGGAACAAGCAAACAAACGTGAGTAAGAAACCTGCACATGTTCCTTTGTAGTGTCAATGTCCTCAATGGTAAAACAAATTGCTTCAAACAGTGTTATATGGAGACTTCTGCAAATCAACATGATCATCCTGACTAAACAAAGAGATATCACCTATGATGGGTACATGCTGCATTTTGACTTCTTCACAGGCTTTGAATGCATTTCTAGAAGGTATTGTGGACTTTCACCTCTAAAATTGTCCAGATTCTGCATTTGGTTCATGCTTGTCCTTTGAAGACTTACCTCCCTTAAGGAAAAATACTTTTGGGTCCTCTTTGTTTAACTCCAGACAGATCTTATTCCTGTCTTGAAGCTGAAGGTTTCAGTAAGGTGGATGTTCCAGTAAAACCAAAGATTTTTGAATCTTTCTTTCTATTCCTGTTCCACATTAGCTGACTTCTTTGACTGCATACAAGACCACATCTTTGATGAACTGAAATCACCAAAACTTTGGAGTTTTTCACTACATTTTCATAGTAGAGTGGTCTGGCTGATATTTTCATATTTGAATTATAGTACATATTACAAATTTATGCCATCTTCCAGCTTTCTCTAGCACTTTCATGAAGGTTCGCAAACCATTCTCTCTTTACTTGGTGACCTTCCTCTTAtcgtttttgttcttgttttttccccagcttgTTTTGTGCAAAGGCAGGGAAACTACATGTGCCACAAAAGCAGCCACAAAACTAGCCAAAGAAGTCAAATAAAAACTGCTTTACAAACCTGTAATTTCAGTCACACTTCACATAAAACATTTTCCAGCAGAGATCACAAGCCTTAGGAACAGATATACACACAAAGTCTCTAACATACACCGCCAGTCCCCAGACACACTGTCACACAGCCAGGCCAGGTGGAATTGTCTCGTATGTACAATTTCAAATATTTACTGAcactataataaaataaaaacacctcTAAAATTTGTTCATCTTTTCAGTCAAGCCAGACTTCTTGTTTTAGGTCGAAAATAGCAGTAGAGAAAAGATGTGGCTTTCATGTGAACTCGATTTCTTCATCACAAACAAAATTAAAGCTGCAGGGAAAGGCTGCTGTTTGTCAACTGAAAGTTTCACACAAGCAGGACAGAGCACATATTGCCTCTCAAATGACAGCATGTTGTACAAGATCATTGCAGTCCTCATTCACATTCCCTGACCCCATTATGTCGAACATTTATCTACCCAGACAAACGTCACCATTGTTAACCTGTGCCTGGAAGGCAGTCAGGAGATCCAGCTAAGGCAGTGCAGAGCGAGGTCTGATGCCCAGTTCAGTTCACTGGCTCATGGTATTTGGACCCAagtatttttaattctttgtcaCAATCTCATGTAACGCTATTCCTCCTCTTACTTTGTGCTGCTGTATCCAAAGTGGGGTAAATTTTCTCTTACTATGAGATGTTCCACATCAGTCCAGAACGAACAACAGCAGCAATGCAAAACAATGATTCATTTGAGGTTAGAGTGACAATATGCAAGGTACTttcttcaaaacacaaaaaaaaaaaaagcttggatCTCAAACCAATTCTACTAGTGCTCCTGGTGTTTGCACTCAGGGTCTGAGATCACCAGACTCTGGAGATCTGAAGCCTAGTTCTGAATTTTGTGGCTTCCAAGTTGATGCAATGGTTTAGTGACTTTAGAATGACACTAGCATAAAACCAGTATAGGCAAAATAAGGGACAGACTTTCAAGGTCAGCAGAAATCATAGACTAAGCTAAGCATTGTCTGCAATTCTGACAAGAAAAAGGTCTTCAAGTTcagaagcaggaaaaacaaaatgtaggAGAGTGAGAATCAACTATCTCAAGTTACAGTATTAGCATGAACTGAGAAAGCAGGTTCCCGGTCTACAGAGGCTCTTCTTAAAATTATAATACTTTTCTTGAGGTTTTTCAAAACCATATAGTAGCTGGATAACATACAACCATCTGGGATCTCTAGAAAGTTATTTTCCCCAGTGGAAAAAATCCACTTCATAAATCTGGTCTAAGCTGTACGATCTTTCCCATATGACCCTTACAACTTGTCTAAACGCTAAAATTAAATGCCAGCCAAAAATAGTTACTATAGAAAACTATAATCTTTTCCTGATATTTACAGTTATGTCTACGTGCTGTATTTCATCCAAATCAGAAAGTGTTTTACATCTGGACTACAGACAAACTTGTTACTATGTTGCCAGGTACTGATAAGTAGAATGGCAAAGGTGATCTGTGCAAAGGACCTTAACTCcgctgcttttccttcttttaaggACTAAGCTGGGCTAAAATCACATGGAAAATAAATCTAATGACTCCTCCCTTGTTTGTGGTCATCCTCTGGGCATCCCACTAACACCACAGGTTAGCTTCAGCTGCTAGTCTGCTCCAGACAAACCATGGCAGGAACGAGATGAATATGTTACTTGTTCCTTTCTTACTCTGTCAGCGTGCAGAAATGTCTTCTGCTCTCCCCTGTGGAGCTGTTTAGCTGGAAACCaacttccagtatctgaaggacTTTTCCATAAGGGAAGAATTTAAGGGATGTTGGGGCAGTGGGGGAGGAGGGAACAAAGTCACATATTTGGAACGCATGCATCTGTTTATAACATAACCTTGCTAAAATGTTCAGCGAGTCTAGAGTCAATTAAATTCTAAGCGAATGTCCTGATATTAACTGTGCCAGAAGCTGTCTGGTATTTCGCCAGATAAGAAAATGTAACATTAAAAGACCTTGTCTGAGGCCTGTTGAGGGTTATATATCACTAACTGCTGAAGACATTTCAAGTACTCTGAAACTGTAATTGTGCCTTGTCAGGAAGGCTCCCCCATGTTTTGCTCCTTAGCTGCACTCATATTCATTCTCCGCAAGGCCAAATGAAGCACACTGGTGATAGAACTTAGTTGACTAGtcattaaaatagaaaacaaattaaaatgagCGATATAAAAGACCAAACATATATAAAGTTGTTCCAACAGTGAGCTGGGAAACTTTCATTATGTGGGGAGATTCCTATTGTTAATGAGCATATGAAAGAGTTCCCTTTAATCCTGTTTTTATCCGTACAGTTCAACCTAGACCATACCCTTACTGTTAGGAAGCACTGCCACGTGTTTGTGTTATGTTTATGCAAGATGATGAAGAAAAGTACAATAAACAGTCATATTTAACCCTTTATTTTGCTCAGAGGATTTCTGCTTTTCAGGTAATGGGCTCCCACGGTAACCTCTCTGCTAAAATAGAAGAGCAAACAACAGAAACCATCCGAAACATCACTAGCAGCTACCACAAGAACATGGAGAGcatgatgaaaaatattttgagtacAATATGCGACATCAACCCTGAAGTTCACCCAAACTTCAGAAATGCAGTTTAAGATTCACTGAAGTGCTGGGGAAGGATGTTTGTAAAAAGTAGCCTTCTTTCTTGATAAGCATAAATATTTCCTCTTTTATTGCTTCTGCATGCGTGAGAAAAATGAGAACGCTAAAGCCAAAAGCACACAGTTCCACATGGGCTTTCGTTGTGACAAGAATTACACAGGGTGTCACAAGCATTTGTTGGAACATTGTTTCCTGTTGGTAGCTAAGCCCTTGTCATTGAGATGGGGGCAAGTCAACAACAGCAGAATAAATGATTATTTgacagcagcagcttttcagtGGGAGTCTTTATTCCTTTTCTCTTAGAAAATATTCTGTACTAGGATGTGGTGTTACATCAAGCCTGTTTATCCCAATCTTTATCGTACTTCAAATCACGTGAAATAGAATATCACAAACACTTAAAGAATTTCAGCTTTCTTTGTGACATGTGGAGTGGTCAGGTCATGGAACACAGAGGAATTCTGTAGCTTTTGGTCAAAAAATACAGgtcaaaacattttccatttttgtatgctaatttaaagcaaaatataGCTGAACAGTATTATGTTCAAAAGCCATACTCAAAGTATTGTCCTGTTGTTTAACTACACCACAAGCTCTATATAACTGATAAGTCTGAAAAATGAGAACCGGAGTAATCATTATTTACAAAATTGCTCTGTTTCAAGGTGCAGACTAGCACATCCATCATTATCTATAGAGTTACACCAAAAGCACAGGAATCCGTGGGCTCAAACTCTACACCAGTTATGCTAAATGGTACCTTAGTTGCCAGAAATCATGTCAGTTAGAGCTCACTTCTGTTACCCTGAGTGAGCAACCTTGAGTAATACTTCTCTCTGCAATGGCACAGATTTCCCTTGGAATAAATTCTACTGAAGTTAGGAAAATACAAGATGATTTGGTGCTTTCAAGGTGAAGCCCATTAAATATGATGGGAGGCACTGATGAAGTGGGGGTCTGGCACACACCCACATCATGAACCCCCTTAACACCTTGTCTCCGCTACAAAATTACACTGAATTAGGAAACAAGCCTGAGGAAGTGCAATGACTGGGAAACAATAGCCACAATTTTCAGTCCATGTAGACACAGAGACAAATCATTTCAATTCCACAGCAGCTAGTCATAGGCAATCTCCTGTTCCAGCGAGGTTCACACAGCTGACATGCTGTCGTGCGTAAAATGACCATAAAGCTGTAGTCAACTTAATGTCAGCAAACATGACTCCTCAAGGCTGTGCCTGATGCTGCGTAATCTCCAAGCCCGGATCGTTACAGTCTCCTGTGCTTGACTATATTCTCTGGGGATGGAAAGATGCCGAGGAATGGGAAAGAGACTAGAAATCCTACTGACATCAGCTGAAAGGCACGTTTATTTAGGAGTGCTTTGAATCAAGTTGTGATAGGCTTTGATTTACTGGTCAGATGCAGGAACTCCAGTCCCAGTCTAATGCATGAGCCAGTGCAGGCACCTTCCTGCACGGCACAGGGCAGTCAGGATTGCCTCATCGCCTAGGCGCACACGCCTCCAGTTTGGGTCATGGCTGCAGTCCCAGTGCAGCACTCCACTGCGAAGCATATATTTTCTGTGAACTTCAACAGTCACCAAAGCAGACACCAATCTCTCACAAGGACTCACCGCAGCATTTGGGACTGCTCCGCTTTCCCTTCTGGGCTATCTCAGCACCCTTTCCACCAGTTATCCCTTCTAAACAGATGGAAATGTCGCAGTTCTGCTGCAGAACTAAAGCAATGGGGTTTCCACTGCCAGCTGCGTGGGATAACAATACACACCCCTGTACAGTGACAGAAGAACTGCCACAGCGTAGTGGGCAGAAAGTTAGAGAGGCAGCATCTCAGGAGGTCAGCAACCCAGATTACATCAAATAGAGCTTTGTCTTCCTGCACTGCCCTGCTTCTTCTTATGATATTTACCCTTCCTTTCATTCTTGCCCAAATCTGTCCTCTGTGACCAACTGCTTCCCTTGCAAAGCTTTTGTCCTCCTTTCAAACCTACTCTCTACTCTTCTGGTCCTAATGGCCACATAAACACATCTCTTAAGCTTCTTTAAAATACAATATCCCATGAATACACCCTCCTTGACAAACACTCAAGCACACGGTGGGGGACAGCAGAAGACACTGGCAGCGCGGGCAGGTGAGCGCTGTCGGGAGGGGACAGTGCAGCTGTGCCATCTCTCACGCAGCGACACTGAGCTGTCATCACAGCAATGCCTTGCCTGCAGCCTTGCTATCACCTGCCTACCCGAGACATAAATTGGGTCTTAAGTACTCAGACTTCCTGAACGTGATTATGTTCTTGAACTGTGGCAAAATGAAGAGCTAGTGCTCATGAAAAAGGAATTAATTCATTATGATTAGCTCTTTGATCTTGAGATATACACATCTGAGAGCTCCGAGCTCTCTGCATTTGCTCTCTTCTACGTTCATTCCTGCTTCTGGACAGGGAAAGGGGGGTTACACCACCACTTTTAGATGTACAGAGGTAAAGGCCAGATTAGACTTCACGTAATTTGGCAAGatactgttgtgggtttttttctaatgaagAGTGTAAAGTACCAGTGGCATCAATGGAATATTGAGGTGCCAAGAAAATGCCTGCTGAATTTACAAGTGCACAAAATATCTCGTACGTGACATTTGCATATTCAGGATAATGGAAATCATCATTCCACGCAAAAGAGAAAGACATAATAGAAGCAAGGAGGTTTCATTTCAAAATGCTCTCAAATGCATAAAAAAGTAGAAATGCTTATTTTGTGTTAGCAGTTACCTACCATGGATGATTACAAACAACTGGTTAGATCGCTAGCAGCATCTCACACATCACACAAGCAAATCTAAGAAATAGAAAGATACATATAGATAGCATGCATGCCTTTGTGAATCTTTTTTTCATAAGTACCTCTGAAATCAGGGTCTTACAAACACACAAAGAGCTTCTGCGAAGGTTTACATctctctggacacactcttccCTTGGAAATGGTGGTCACCTGACCATGGCATCACTTCAGACAGAGGGATTTTCTTCACATCTGCaaagtttcagcatctgtgcagggacaggaacgactctcacacattgatacaatgcacagtcgattccccgatttattggtctgcttgcgtggttatatacatttttcatatctgtacaggcaatcacgcttattcggataggctaaaGACATAAATCAGgcgctgttcatgcaccccatattccctta
This sequence is a window from Opisthocomus hoazin isolate bOpiHoa1 chromosome 6, bOpiHoa1.hap1, whole genome shotgun sequence. Protein-coding genes within it:
- the ATP6V1G3 gene encoding V-type proton ATPase subunit G 3, yielding MTSQSQGIQQLLQAEKRAKDKLEEAKKRKGKRLRQAKEEAIAEIDHYRLQREKEFRNKQTNVMGSHGNLSAKIEEQTTETIRNITSSYHKNMESMMKNILSTICDINPEVHPNFRNAV